One part of the Mesorhizobium sp. M4B.F.Ca.ET.058.02.1.1 genome encodes these proteins:
- a CDS encoding DUF6600 domain-containing protein, translating into MKRVLAQNAVRLMLGGVTAGLLTIVEIPNPITPLSLVSEAGAATDVSISTFYQDLSSHGDWVSYHGAAVFVPADVPDGWRPYTLGHWVYTEQYGWLWVSDEPFGWATYHYGRWGYADDIGWYWVPGTRWAPAWVSWRRDRQHMIWAPLPPRRDPDLISIEVTFDATPDFYWVVVPTRGFLAADISVVVIRDEPEIVRIVEAAEPVGDVTIHNNVVINKVIDVDVIEKETNQEVTVVKVSKTDAPEQSGKLENNTVRVFEGEVKADADAKPAEIKDIEEVKKVQAGRKSKPTEGAATTEQAEPEQAAKPQKKTQEQPAAEQQQVEPEQAAKPQKKAKEQPAAEQQQVEPEQAAKPQKKAKEQPAAEQQQAEPEQAAKPQKKAKEQPAAEQQQGEPEQAAKPQKKAKEQPAAEQQQGEPEQAAKPQKKAKEQPAAEQQQPEQAVKPKPQKQEKKACDPQTEANC; encoded by the coding sequence ATGAAACGCGTCCTTGCCCAAAATGCGGTACGACTGATGCTGGGCGGCGTAACCGCCGGTCTGCTCACCATCGTCGAGATTCCCAACCCGATTACGCCATTGTCGCTCGTGTCCGAGGCAGGGGCTGCCACCGACGTTTCAATCAGCACATTCTACCAGGACCTTTCTTCCCATGGTGATTGGGTTTCGTACCACGGAGCGGCCGTTTTCGTACCGGCTGATGTACCTGACGGTTGGCGTCCATATACCCTTGGACACTGGGTCTATACCGAGCAGTATGGCTGGCTCTGGGTATCCGACGAGCCATTCGGCTGGGCGACGTACCATTACGGCCGGTGGGGCTATGCCGACGACATCGGTTGGTACTGGGTCCCGGGCACTCGTTGGGCGCCAGCCTGGGTGAGTTGGCGTCGTGACAGGCAGCACATGATTTGGGCTCCGCTACCGCCGCGTCGTGATCCGGATTTGATTTCAATCGAGGTGACCTTCGACGCGACGCCGGATTTTTACTGGGTCGTTGTCCCCACACGCGGATTCCTTGCGGCGGACATTTCTGTCGTCGTTATCCGTGATGAGCCGGAAATTGTGCGCATTGTCGAGGCGGCTGAGCCGGTTGGCGATGTGACGATCCATAACAACGTGGTGATCAACAAAGTCATAGATGTTGATGTGATCGAGAAAGAGACGAACCAGGAGGTGACTGTCGTCAAGGTCAGCAAGACCGACGCGCCCGAGCAGTCTGGCAAATTGGAAAACAATACGGTCAGGGTCTTTGAAGGCGAGGTGAAAGCCGATGCCGATGCCAAACCAGCTGAGATCAAAGATATTGAGGAGGTGAAGAAGGTTCAGGCTGGCCGGAAATCGAAGCCGACCGAAGGCGCTGCCACGACCGAACAGGCCGAGCCCGAGCAGGCGGCCAAGCCGCAGAAAAAGACGCAGGAACAGCCTGCGGCCGAGCAGCAGCAGGTCGAGCCCGAGCAGGCGGCCAAGCCGCAGAAAAAGGCCAAGGAACAGCCTGCGGCCGAGCAGCAGCAGGTCGAGCCCGAGCAGGCGGCCAAGCCGCAGAAAAAGGCCAAGGAGCAGCCCGCCGCCGAGCAGCAGCAGGCCGAGCCCGAGCAGGCGGCAAAGCCGCAGAAAAAGGCCAAGGAGCAGCCCGCCGCCGAGCAGCAGCAGGGCGAGCCCGAGCAGGCGGCAAAGCCGCAGAAAAAGGCCAAGGAGCAGCCCGCCGCCGAGCAGCAGCAGGGCGAGCCCGAGCAGGCGGCCAAGCCGCAGAAAAAGGCCAAGGAGCAACCCGCCGCCGAGCAGCAGCAGCCGGAGCAGGCGGTGAAACCCAAGCCACAGAAGCAAGAAAAGAAGGCGTGTGATCCGCAGACTGAGGCGAACTGCTAG
- a CDS encoding LysR family transcriptional regulator, with the protein MTPNGNALRLLAYALAAVDHGSLRRAARAMRVRESSVSRNIVKLEQHLEVQLFERDVRGVRLTEPGRAWIDVVRAHYEGLLDAFNDRVGDKDAKTLRIGLCCVRGGEFLRGIIARFGSLCPDVSFSIEDVPAGRWLSAIRRRHLDLVFTHDFGAVPSCCSEVFWQERLFVLLPSSHSLVDRPVVAWSDLAEMCLLVPVGPEGPLFDLRLLERIAATGGPAVQTCRANQATVALKVQLGEGVTLAEESCARTTAIESTMWKPLAGQNSVSSIRAVWLDSNPKRSVLRLVAVARNRAGDTPGNSGTNAAQPGRST; encoded by the coding sequence ATGACGCCGAACGGCAACGCGTTGCGGCTACTGGCCTACGCCCTTGCAGCGGTCGATCATGGCAGCCTGAGGCGGGCGGCAAGGGCGATGAGGGTTCGAGAATCCTCCGTGAGCCGAAACATCGTCAAGCTCGAACAACACTTGGAAGTGCAATTGTTCGAACGCGATGTCCGCGGAGTTCGTTTGACGGAGCCGGGTCGAGCCTGGATCGATGTTGTGCGAGCTCACTACGAAGGCTTGCTGGACGCTTTCAATGACCGTGTCGGAGACAAGGACGCAAAGACGCTCCGGATTGGATTGTGTTGTGTGAGGGGAGGAGAATTCCTCAGAGGCATCATCGCTCGCTTCGGCAGCCTCTGTCCGGACGTGAGCTTTAGCATCGAGGATGTTCCCGCGGGGCGGTGGCTGTCAGCCATACGCCGCCGCCACCTCGACCTCGTGTTCACTCACGACTTTGGCGCCGTACCTTCCTGTTGCAGCGAGGTGTTTTGGCAAGAGCGCCTCTTCGTCCTCTTGCCGTCGTCTCACTCGCTCGTCGACAGGCCCGTGGTCGCATGGTCCGATCTTGCAGAAATGTGCCTGCTCGTTCCAGTCGGGCCAGAGGGGCCGCTATTCGACCTGCGACTGTTGGAGCGCATCGCAGCAACCGGCGGCCCGGCAGTGCAGACGTGCCGAGCGAACCAAGCGACGGTCGCTCTCAAGGTGCAACTTGGGGAGGGCGTTACCTTGGCCGAGGAAAGCTGTGCCAGGACGACCGCTATCGAATCCACGATGTGGAAACCGCTGGCAGGGCAAAACAGTGTCAGCTCAATCAGGGCTGTCTGGCTCGACTCGAATCCAAAGCGTTCTGTGCTCCGGTTGGTTGCTGTTGCCAGGAATAGGGCAGGGGATACGCCCGGTAATTCGGGAACAAATGCTGCTCAACCTGGGCGAAGCACATGA
- a CDS encoding class I SAM-dependent methyltransferase — protein sequence MRGLDDFLAECDHGPRINELSGFFATTAAGESGMPTRKPEVDSRLLPNDNLIRDLISLHAARQGFFDQHYHSSIPYRLEEECRMAHGVLRYARIRGAPLSLYSLGTAEGTMARTLSELSRGQIHSLSCSPNAENYKCFMAYGEPPDAEFFVGPFHRLTKAVLNSNARLGKFASGFDIILEDTTFQMYSPNRPKQIEFVAQHLKEGGIFVFLEKFRAVEDSDYQRRECQKDFGFKARYFQVEQIEAKKTAVLTTMFNNEVTLEEMSRAVGTHFKHCVMTWNSGNFCSLAASNSRENLNLYVSQMADPAIPHEYVYEAGLYRSLTDHAVS from the coding sequence ATGCGAGGACTCGACGACTTTCTGGCCGAATGCGACCACGGCCCGCGGATCAACGAACTGTCGGGCTTTTTCGCGACGACGGCAGCCGGCGAAAGCGGAATGCCTACACGCAAGCCCGAGGTCGATTCCAGGCTTCTTCCGAACGATAACCTCATTCGCGACTTGATCAGCTTGCATGCGGCACGACAAGGCTTCTTCGATCAGCACTATCACAGCAGCATTCCCTACCGGCTGGAGGAGGAGTGTCGGATGGCCCACGGCGTGCTGAGATATGCACGAATTCGCGGTGCCCCGCTGTCGTTATATAGCCTTGGCACAGCGGAGGGCACCATGGCGAGAACACTGTCGGAGTTGTCCCGCGGGCAAATCCACAGCCTCTCCTGCAGTCCTAACGCGGAAAACTACAAGTGCTTCATGGCATATGGCGAACCGCCAGACGCCGAGTTCTTTGTCGGCCCGTTCCATCGGCTGACCAAGGCCGTCCTCAATTCAAACGCCCGATTGGGCAAATTCGCTTCCGGATTCGATATAATCCTCGAAGATACCACCTTTCAAATGTACTCGCCGAACAGACCTAAACAGATTGAGTTCGTGGCGCAGCATCTCAAGGAAGGAGGCATCTTCGTATTCCTCGAGAAATTTCGGGCGGTTGAGGACAGCGACTATCAGCGCCGCGAGTGCCAGAAGGATTTTGGCTTCAAGGCTCGCTACTTCCAGGTAGAGCAGATCGAGGCAAAGAAGACCGCGGTGCTGACCACGATGTTCAACAACGAGGTGACGCTTGAGGAGATGTCGCGCGCTGTAGGGACGCATTTCAAACACTGCGTCATGACCTGGAACAGCGGAAATTTCTGCAGCCTTGCGGCGAGCAACAGCCGGGAAAATCTTAACCTGTACGTCTCGCAGATGGCGGACCCGGCCATTCCACATGAGTATGTCTACGAAGCGGGCTTGTATCGAAGCCTAACGGATCATGCCGTCTCGTGA
- a CDS encoding AraC family transcriptional regulator: protein MADIFCLDPTTLRRSRHRTLAHQYESWGNIRADLIKRTGLERQETRIAHPRHMFLMNLKGAARRGEDFVDGRRVSFSARRPGSIIYIPAGSEWTGWDEGDAIASYLLVSIAQEFADETFQGFAPDCLTGLPPWIGFRDNTIEVALQRIAAELRFPDPISKTMVESQVTQLFVQMVRLNRTGRKPAKGGLTTFDLKRVVGMIEAFPDAKPTLADLAKELGISRFHFSRAFKQSTGMTPHAFIAQRRLVQSADMLRSTDLSATKIAMECGFASSSHLTTAFKRAFGTNPIEFRRKSRI, encoded by the coding sequence TTGGCGGATATTTTTTGCCTCGACCCGACCACATTGCGCCGCTCGCGGCACCGAACCCTTGCTCACCAATATGAGAGCTGGGGGAACATACGCGCAGACTTAATTAAGAGAACGGGTTTAGAGCGGCAAGAAACGAGAATTGCCCACCCCCGGCATATGTTCTTGATGAACTTGAAGGGTGCCGCCCGGCGCGGCGAAGACTTCGTCGACGGTCGCCGGGTTTCTTTCTCGGCCAGGCGGCCCGGTTCGATTATCTACATCCCTGCCGGCAGCGAATGGACTGGTTGGGATGAGGGCGACGCAATCGCCTCCTACCTCCTCGTGTCGATCGCGCAGGAGTTCGCAGACGAGACCTTCCAAGGATTTGCACCCGATTGCCTGACGGGACTGCCCCCGTGGATCGGATTTCGTGACAACACCATAGAAGTGGCGTTGCAGAGAATAGCCGCCGAGCTCAGGTTTCCTGATCCGATAAGCAAGACGATGGTGGAGAGTCAGGTCACGCAATTGTTCGTGCAAATGGTCAGGTTGAACCGAACCGGCCGCAAGCCGGCAAAAGGCGGTCTCACGACTTTCGATCTCAAGCGCGTCGTGGGAATGATTGAGGCATTCCCAGACGCCAAACCCACGCTGGCCGATCTAGCAAAAGAGCTAGGTATCAGCCGGTTTCATTTCAGCAGGGCGTTCAAGCAGTCGACTGGAATGACGCCGCATGCGTTCATCGCGCAGCGCCGGTTGGTACAGTCCGCGGACATGTTGCGGTCGACGGATTTGTCGGCGACAAAAATCGCGATGGAATGCGGCTTCGCAAGCTCAAGCCACCTCACGACCGCGTTCAAACGCGCCTTTGGCACGAACCCGATAGAGTTTCGGCGCAAGTCCAGGATCTAG
- a CDS encoding MFS transporter: protein MSREVRFHYAKGTLREPRAFIGFLASALSASVGRNGYYIACSWTLVEAGYGSASVATLLVIVSVVEFVASPLAGAMADRFDRRLLNIAADVSRFAVMLATACALPYLDLFPAIWCSAIPFALCDRVALTSSQSMIPLVAGGDLTASYSIVFFVTQFGCLAAALLVGALPNDHSATLVFVLLAVCFLVSAGSLSCIRGGSASGERKVNGLVLNIDGRLVRLFAVYALLYGGAVLVSVMGSSFVFVEQKGTAADFARVEAAWSAGSLIGAALLSRLTGTISPHTLHLMVLGLTALALMALVLLRAPWTLTMFAALGFLYNLGRVSVEVTLQSRVPDKALGRAKGAMHSLAVGLGFVIFSIATVLGDQAFPSTIFLGFAVVLLFGVSALSINVARQEGDP from the coding sequence ATGTCACGCGAAGTTCGGTTTCATTATGCCAAAGGAACGCTCCGTGAGCCCCGCGCCTTCATTGGCTTCCTTGCCAGTGCGTTGTCCGCGTCTGTCGGACGAAACGGCTACTACATCGCATGCTCATGGACCCTCGTCGAAGCAGGGTATGGAAGCGCGAGTGTCGCGACGTTGCTCGTGATCGTCAGCGTTGTCGAATTTGTCGCGAGCCCCCTGGCTGGCGCAATGGCGGATCGGTTTGACAGACGACTGCTGAACATCGCAGCGGACGTTAGTCGCTTTGCCGTCATGCTCGCCACAGCCTGCGCGCTTCCCTATCTGGACTTGTTTCCAGCGATCTGGTGTTCAGCGATTCCCTTTGCGCTATGTGACCGAGTTGCACTTACGAGTTCGCAGTCAATGATCCCTCTCGTTGCGGGAGGCGATCTGACAGCTTCATATTCCATTGTCTTCTTCGTCACGCAGTTCGGATGTCTTGCGGCAGCGCTGCTCGTGGGTGCGTTGCCAAACGACCATTCCGCTACCCTGGTGTTCGTCCTCCTTGCCGTATGTTTTCTTGTTTCGGCGGGAAGCTTGTCCTGCATTCGTGGCGGCTCGGCGTCTGGCGAACGCAAAGTCAACGGGCTTGTTCTCAATATTGACGGGCGCCTGGTTCGTCTCTTCGCCGTCTACGCGCTCCTATATGGAGGCGCGGTGTTGGTCAGCGTGATGGGATCTAGCTTCGTTTTCGTAGAACAGAAGGGCACCGCCGCGGACTTCGCTCGCGTCGAGGCAGCCTGGTCGGCGGGTTCTCTGATCGGAGCGGCACTGCTCAGTCGGCTGACAGGAACGATAAGTCCTCATACATTGCACCTCATGGTTTTAGGCTTAACGGCGCTCGCGCTAATGGCGCTGGTACTTCTGCGCGCGCCCTGGACATTGACCATGTTTGCCGCGCTTGGGTTTCTCTACAATCTGGGCCGGGTCAGCGTCGAGGTCACACTGCAGTCGCGTGTACCCGATAAGGCCTTGGGCAGGGCCAAAGGTGCCATGCACAGCCTCGCAGTCGGGCTTGGGTTTGTCATTTTCAGTATCGCAACCGTTTTGGGAGACCAGGCCTTTCCGTCGACGATTTTCCTCGGTTTCGCTGTGGTGCTTCTGTTCGGCGTTTCTGCCTTGAGCATCAACGTCGCTCGGCAAGAGGGGGATCCATGA
- a CDS encoding PAS domain S-box protein, translating into MSDAAMGQGRREPADGDIVREQAVLFRLTDRLYRANGLGEIYDAALDAICDALGSSRASILRFDSHGVMSFVAWRSLSEEYREAVNGHTPWTRGEHNAEPILVEDIRLSGESRQLIDTVLGEGIEALAFIPLASSHELVGKFMVYYPAPHRFADRERELALTIARQLGFAIERKRAETTAARLSALVESSDDAIIATDTDGIVTDWNSGAERLYGYGRKEMIGRPLMLLIPPDRQNEEREILARIRNGEHVEHFETVRLCKDGSSIPISLTVSPIADASGAIVGASKIARDISERLRAQEQRELLLREMDHRVKNLFAIASSIVNLSASAAETPAALASTVSDRLGALARAHALTMLPSTGPSVQVATSLHALIAAILAPYRHGADEHPRFAISGIDMPVPSAMITPLSLLLHEFATNAAKHGSLSAAAGSIEIACSNSDGKVTVQWREVGGPSPVATEDEGFGSRLIRAAASELGGFVRGWDPAGIVLEITIDIGRFSA; encoded by the coding sequence ATGAGTGATGCGGCCATGGGGCAAGGCCGGCGTGAGCCAGCCGACGGCGATATTGTCCGCGAGCAAGCCGTCCTCTTTCGCCTCACGGACCGACTTTACCGAGCCAATGGCCTTGGCGAGATCTACGATGCAGCACTTGATGCCATATGCGACGCGCTCGGTTCGTCGCGCGCCTCGATCCTGAGATTTGACAGCCACGGCGTCATGAGCTTCGTCGCGTGGCGCTCACTCTCTGAAGAATACCGCGAGGCAGTTAACGGCCACACGCCGTGGACGCGCGGGGAGCACAATGCCGAGCCAATCCTTGTCGAGGATATTCGTCTCAGCGGTGAATCTCGGCAACTCATCGACACGGTCCTTGGCGAGGGAATCGAAGCGCTGGCCTTTATCCCGCTTGCCAGCTCCCACGAGCTCGTCGGCAAGTTCATGGTCTACTATCCAGCACCCCATCGCTTCGCAGATCGTGAACGCGAACTTGCTTTGACCATTGCCCGTCAACTCGGGTTTGCCATCGAACGGAAGCGGGCGGAAACAACGGCAGCGCGACTGAGCGCGCTCGTCGAATCCTCGGATGATGCAATCATCGCGACCGATACGGATGGCATCGTCACGGACTGGAACAGCGGCGCCGAGCGTCTCTACGGCTACGGCCGCAAGGAAATGATCGGACGTCCGCTCATGTTGCTGATACCGCCCGATCGCCAGAATGAGGAGCGGGAGATTCTGGCGCGCATTCGCAATGGAGAGCATGTCGAGCATTTCGAGACCGTTCGCCTGTGCAAGGATGGCAGCAGCATTCCCATCTCTTTGACCGTTTCCCCAATCGCGGACGCGTCTGGCGCAATTGTCGGTGCGTCCAAGATCGCCCGTGACATTTCCGAGCGACTGCGCGCGCAAGAGCAGCGGGAGCTGCTGCTTCGCGAGATGGACCACCGCGTGAAGAATCTCTTTGCCATCGCAAGCTCCATCGTCAATTTGAGTGCGTCAGCCGCTGAAACGCCGGCCGCGCTCGCCTCCACCGTTTCTGACCGGCTCGGCGCCCTCGCGCGGGCGCATGCGCTGACGATGCTCCCCTCGACTGGCCCCTCTGTTCAGGTCGCGACGAGCCTACATGCATTGATCGCCGCTATCCTCGCGCCATACCGCCATGGAGCTGACGAGCATCCCCGCTTCGCGATCAGTGGCATCGATATGCCGGTGCCTTCAGCGATGATCACGCCGCTTTCTCTTTTGCTACACGAATTCGCCACCAACGCTGCCAAACATGGCAGCCTCTCGGCGGCCGCCGGCTCCATAGAGATCGCTTGCTCCAATAGCGACGGTAAGGTGACTGTCCAATGGAGGGAGGTAGGAGGACCATCTCCGGTCGCAACCGAAGACGAAGGTTTCGGGAGCCGCTTGATCCGCGCCGCGGCGAGTGAGCTTGGCGGATTCGTACGAGGTTGGGACCCGGCCGGAATTGTCCTTGAGATCACGATCGATATTGGAAGATTCTCGGCCTGA